Proteins from a genomic interval of Roseomonas gilardii:
- a CDS encoding acetate--CoA ligase family protein produces MATERAVYRLPDLQKLIDPKSVAVVGASATPGSFGQRTLANLAGFHGKVFGVNPKYREIAGRECFPSLTDLPEAPDCVVLCVARTQVEESLGQAIRLGVGGAIVYASGFAETGLPERVAEQVAIVTLAQRSGIRVAGPNCVGIANMRSGAIMNFMPDCGQMVGGRSGPVAIVSQSGALGYAVLQSMTRGVGVSHYLAAGNSADVDICDFISALADDPEVRSIICLFEGVKSGKRFLDAARRATAAGKALITYKAGNGEASRKAALSHTGTMVGADSAYRAAFEDVGAVVVDDLEAVIERASFFARNGRPARGRGVGIMSTSGGAGVINADKAEKMGLLLPELSSVTRRALEAVVPDFGAVANPADLTAEVLKTSSTFAHCLDAFVTDPGFSSVVVPFVFAHEASTGHRAPVLTEVAARTDCAVAGVWMTDWLEGPGSALLDADPRVTLFRSAERCMETIRSWHDWHERRDTPLDNLSPRLSPLTAADTAREIIAVAGRSGRTLSEQDSKRILAAYGIVVPREIVISSPAEAADAAAKVGFPVVVKIASADVPHKTEVHGIRLNLQSDEAVRQAAEEILKSVRQHKPDARLDGLSVQSMAPPGAELVLGLQRDAQFGPMIAVGLGGVLVEVLGDVSTALAPVSPTRARKLLASLRGYRLLTGFRNQPALDVDAAVEAICRFSEMASDLVDVMEEVDVNPLIVGREGVVAADALVVLV; encoded by the coding sequence ATGGCGACGGAGCGAGCCGTCTACCGACTACCCGATCTTCAGAAGCTGATAGATCCCAAAAGCGTGGCTGTGGTCGGCGCTTCGGCGACACCTGGCTCTTTCGGCCAACGCACCCTGGCTAACCTCGCTGGGTTCCATGGCAAGGTCTTTGGCGTCAATCCGAAGTATCGGGAAATCGCGGGCAGGGAATGCTTTCCCAGCCTGACTGATCTACCTGAAGCGCCTGATTGCGTTGTTCTCTGTGTGGCTCGAACACAGGTAGAGGAATCGCTTGGCCAAGCGATCCGCTTGGGAGTCGGCGGTGCCATCGTCTATGCCTCAGGATTCGCAGAGACAGGCTTGCCTGAGCGTGTGGCAGAGCAAGTAGCCATCGTTACCTTGGCACAACGCAGCGGTATCCGGGTTGCCGGCCCTAACTGTGTTGGTATCGCCAATATGCGAAGCGGCGCCATCATGAACTTCATGCCCGACTGCGGCCAAATGGTCGGCGGGCGATCGGGACCCGTGGCTATCGTTTCGCAAAGCGGTGCACTAGGCTACGCAGTGCTGCAATCCATGACACGCGGCGTGGGTGTGAGCCATTACCTTGCTGCCGGCAACTCCGCAGATGTCGACATCTGCGACTTTATCTCCGCACTCGCGGATGATCCCGAGGTTCGCTCTATCATCTGCCTCTTCGAAGGCGTGAAGAGCGGGAAACGGTTCCTCGATGCTGCGCGTCGAGCCACCGCAGCAGGCAAGGCCCTGATCACCTACAAGGCCGGCAACGGAGAGGCGAGCCGCAAGGCGGCCCTATCGCACACTGGTACGATGGTGGGAGCTGATAGTGCTTACCGTGCTGCTTTCGAGGACGTAGGAGCAGTTGTGGTCGATGATCTGGAAGCGGTCATCGAGCGTGCCAGTTTCTTTGCGCGCAACGGGCGTCCCGCCCGGGGGCGCGGTGTCGGCATCATGTCTACTTCTGGGGGAGCGGGCGTTATCAATGCCGACAAGGCTGAGAAGATGGGCCTGTTGCTACCGGAACTCAGCTCAGTAACCAGAAGGGCCTTGGAAGCGGTGGTCCCTGACTTCGGCGCAGTTGCCAACCCTGCTGATCTCACGGCCGAGGTGCTAAAGACCTCCTCAACTTTTGCCCATTGCCTGGATGCCTTCGTCACAGATCCAGGTTTCAGCTCCGTCGTTGTGCCCTTCGTCTTCGCGCATGAAGCCTCCACAGGCCATCGCGCACCAGTTCTCACGGAGGTTGCCGCACGGACAGACTGTGCCGTGGCCGGGGTATGGATGACGGACTGGCTGGAGGGTCCTGGCAGTGCTCTGCTGGACGCAGACCCGAGAGTGACTCTCTTTCGTTCTGCCGAGCGCTGCATGGAAACCATTCGGAGCTGGCATGACTGGCATGAACGTCGGGATACCCCTCTAGATAACCTCTCCCCTCGCCTGTCGCCACTCACGGCTGCCGACACAGCACGTGAGATCATCGCCGTGGCCGGAAGGTCAGGCCGAACGCTGAGCGAGCAGGACTCGAAACGCATCCTTGCTGCTTATGGTATCGTGGTGCCACGTGAGATTGTAATCAGCAGCCCTGCTGAGGCAGCAGATGCAGCGGCTAAGGTCGGCTTCCCCGTAGTGGTCAAGATCGCGTCCGCCGATGTTCCACATAAGACCGAAGTTCACGGCATCCGACTGAACCTGCAAAGCGACGAAGCCGTGCGGCAAGCTGCGGAGGAAATCCTCAAGTCTGTGCGCCAACATAAGCCGGATGCTCGCCTGGATGGCTTGAGTGTGCAGTCCATGGCTCCCCCTGGCGCTGAGCTGGTCCTGGGGCTGCAACGAGATGCGCAGTTTGGACCGATGATCGCGGTGGGGCTCGGCGGTGTGCTGGTTGAGGTGCTGGGTGACGTTTCGACAGCCCTTGCACCCGTCAGCCCGACCAGAGCCCGAAAGCTCCTGGCATCCTTACGTGGCTACCGCTTGCTGACAGGCTTCCGTAACCAACCAGCGCTGGATGTGGACGCTGCTGTCGAGGCCATCTGTCGCTTCTCGGAGATGGCATCGGACCTTGTCGATGTGATGGAAGAAGTCGACGTAAATCCCCTCATCGTCGGGCGTGAAGGCGTCGTTGCAGCGGATGCGCTGGTCGTTCTGGTCTAG
- a CDS encoding MaoC/PaaZ C-terminal domain-containing protein, whose product MAGRYLEEFAEGQVDESRARTVTETDVVTYSWISGDVNPMHTDAEHSRRSPMGERIAHGTLGLSLCTGFTADLGYLQGSAIAALGVDEWKFLRPILLGDTVRLRATVISTRVSSKPDRGVLVRRMELLNQRDEIVQSGLMTTLVLTRSVATSSM is encoded by the coding sequence ATGGCAGGAAGGTATCTGGAAGAATTTGCCGAGGGCCAAGTGGATGAAAGCCGGGCTCGCACCGTGACGGAGACGGATGTTGTCACCTACTCCTGGATCTCGGGTGACGTGAATCCGATGCATACGGATGCGGAGCACAGCCGCCGCTCTCCGATGGGGGAGCGTATCGCCCATGGCACACTGGGGCTATCACTCTGTACCGGCTTCACAGCTGATCTCGGCTACCTGCAGGGTAGCGCCATCGCTGCACTTGGAGTGGACGAGTGGAAATTCCTTCGGCCGATCCTGTTGGGCGACACGGTGCGACTGCGCGCTACGGTGATCTCTACCCGAGTGAGTTCGAAGCCTGATCGTGGCGTGCTGGTCAGGCGAATGGAGCTTCTCAATCAGCGAGATGAGATCGTGCAGTCCGGCTTGATGACAACGCTAGTCCTGACACGTTCTGTTGCAACCTCGTCGATGTGA
- a CDS encoding MaoC/PaaZ C-terminal domain-containing protein produces the protein MRGKCIEDFRIGQVDTTRSRTITETDVVMFSWLSGDTSPMHTDAEHAKRSPLGQRIAHGALGLSICTGLSASVGYLEGTAIAALGIDEWRYLEPIYFGDTVRLRATVISARPTSKPDRGVLVRRMELINHHDEVVQSGLMTTMVLTRAGAEALQKSSRVQAGGRQ, from the coding sequence ATGCGTGGGAAATGCATCGAGGATTTTCGGATTGGCCAAGTTGATACGACGCGTTCCAGGACCATTACGGAGACTGACGTCGTTATGTTCTCCTGGCTATCGGGTGATACCAGTCCGATGCACACGGATGCCGAGCATGCGAAACGTTCGCCCCTGGGGCAGCGGATTGCTCATGGCGCTCTGGGCTTATCGATCTGCACCGGCCTGAGCGCCAGCGTAGGTTACCTCGAAGGGACGGCGATCGCCGCACTTGGCATCGATGAATGGCGATACCTGGAGCCCATCTATTTTGGCGATACCGTGCGCCTGAGGGCCACGGTGATCTCTGCCCGTCCGACCTCTAAACCAGACCGGGGCGTGCTGGTCAGGCGGATGGAGTTGATCAATCATCATGACGAAGTCGTCCAGAGTGGGCTGATGACGACCATGGTGCTCACGCGTGCCGGTGCCGAAGCACTACAGAAAAGCAGCAGAGTCCAAGCGGGAGGAAGGCAATGA